Within the Gracilinema caldarium DSM 7334 genome, the region GGTTATATCCTCATTAGGTGAAACCGCTAAAAGAGACTTGATATGGGCACCCCGAGAGGTACGGGAACCCTCTGGGATTTCATGAACCTTCATCCAGTACGCTTTGCCTGCACTGGTGATATACATAATATAATCATGGGTCGAGGCTACAAAGAGCTGTTTGACAAAATCATCTTCGGTCAATTTTACGCTGTTCATCCCCTTCCCGCCCCGGCCTTGGCTCTTGTAGGCACTGACCGGAACCCGCTTGATATATCCCAGATTGGAAATGAGGATGACCATCTCTTCTTTTTTAATAAGATCTTCTATATTGATGGACTCCACCTCGTCGGCTACGATTTCGGTCCTTCGGGGGTCTCCATATTTTTCGGCGATAATTCGTATCTCATCCTTAATCACGCCCCGAAGTTTCTGGGGATCATCGAGCAGGGATTGCAGATAGGCAATAAGGGTCCGCAGTTCCTCCAATTCCTGTTTAAGTTTTTCGACCTCGAGGCTGGTGAGACGGCCGAGACGCATATCAACAATAGCCTGAGCCTGGGCTTCTGAAAGCAGGAACCGTTCCATCAAATTCTTTTTAGCCAGGTCCACATCCCGGGAACCTTTTATGATGGCAATAACTTCATCGATGTTAGCCAGGGCGATAACAAGACCTTCTAAAATGTGGGCCCGTTCCTGGGCTTTGCGCAGATCAAATTTAGTACGCCGGGTGACCACATCAATGCGATGCTGGACATAATAATGGATGAGCTCTTTCAGATTGAGACAACGGGGCCGGCCTTCGACCAGGGCAAGATTGATGACCCCAAAGGACGACTGCAGCGCCGTGTGGGAAAAGAGCTGATTCAGCACCACTTTCACGATGGTACCTTTTTTAAGCTCTATAACAACACGTAAACCATCCCTGTCCGATTCATCCCGGATTTCAGAGATACCATCAACAACCTTGTCACGGACAAGTTCTGCAATCTTTGTCAAAAGATTCGCTTTATTAACAGAATAGGGAATTTCATTGAAAATTATCGATTCCTTACCTGTTTTTGACGTTTCTATAACAAATTTGCCCCGGGTAATAATTTTACCCCGACCGGTCTTATAGGCTTCCCGAATACCCCGCCGGCCAAATATGATGCCCCCCGTAGGATAATCGGGCCCCTTAATGTAGTGCATTAATTCATCAACGGTAATATCCGGGTTGTCGATAAAGGCACAAATGGCATCGCAGACTTCCTTGAGGTTATGGGGCGGCATATTGGTAGCCATACCAACGGCAATACCGCTTGAACCATTCACCAGCAGATTGGGCACCGCTGCAGGAAGAACCACCGGTTCGGTGAGCGATTCATCATAGTTTGGTACAAAATCGACGGTTTCTTTTTTCAAATCCGCCAGCATTTCATCGCCGATACGGGAGAGTTTTGCTTCGGTATAACGGGATGCAGCGGGAGGGTCCCCATCGATGGAACCAAAGTTACCCTGTCCCTGCACAAGGGGATAGCGAAGGGAGAAATCCTGGGCCATACGCACGAGGGCATCGTACAAAGACATATCACCATGGGGATGATATTTACCCATGGCGTCACCCGTAATACGGGCGCTTTTCTTTGTTGCCGCATTCGGATGGAGCCCCAGTTCGTCCATGGCGTACAGAAGCCGCCGGTGTACCGGCTTAAGGC harbors:
- the gyrA gene encoding DNA topoisomerase (ATP-hydrolyzing) subunit A codes for the protein MAESGGKIIPVAIEDEIKTAYLNYAMSVIVSRALPDVRDGLKPVHRRLLYAMDELGLHPNAATKKSARITGDAMGKYHPHGDMSLYDALVRMAQDFSLRYPLVQGQGNFGSIDGDPPAASRYTEAKLSRIGDEMLADLKKETVDFVPNYDESLTEPVVLPAAVPNLLVNGSSGIAVGMATNMPPHNLKEVCDAICAFIDNPDITVDELMHYIKGPDYPTGGIIFGRRGIREAYKTGRGKIITRGKFVIETSKTGKESIIFNEIPYSVNKANLLTKIAELVRDKVVDGISEIRDESDRDGLRVVIELKKGTIVKVVLNQLFSHTALQSSFGVINLALVEGRPRCLNLKELIHYYVQHRIDVVTRRTKFDLRKAQERAHILEGLVIALANIDEVIAIIKGSRDVDLAKKNLMERFLLSEAQAQAIVDMRLGRLTSLEVEKLKQELEELRTLIAYLQSLLDDPQKLRGVIKDEIRIIAEKYGDPRRTEIVADEVESINIEDLIKKEEMVILISNLGYIKRVPVSAYKSQGRGGKGMNSVKLTEDDFVKQLFVASTHDYIMYITSAGKAYWMKVHEIPEGSRTSRGAHIKSLLAVSPNEDITTVVAFKDFSEDQFIFMGTARGVVKKVQTVEFANAKTRGIIAINLDEGDSLVSALLTTGTDEIVLITRKGQALRTEEVEVRASGRSSRGVCGIKLDSDDELAGVLRVNNNEKMLILSEFGYGKRVEYSEFSSHGRATGGQRIYTVSEKTGELVGCVSVGDEDAIMCITSQGKSIKVAVNEISVMGRSAQGVRIVNIERPDFVIGVDRIAREKDEQDLPEETDEVLTEEDPEAGVDKQIEE